GGTACCATGTCCAAGCGCTCCAGCATCGCCCTGGGAACCATCCTCAAGAACTTCGCCCGCGTCTCGCGCCATCCGTGGATCGCCTCCCGGCTGGCGGCTTTGGAGAAGGAGAAGATCCTCTTCAAGCCCCTGAACCCGCGCGCCCACGAGGGCGTGGCCCGGTCCATCCGCCAGGTGTCCGTGCGCATCACCGACATCTGCAACCTGCGCTGCCACACGTGCGGCCAGTGGGGCGACCAGGGCTTCCTGCACTGCGCGGACCTGAAGGCCCTGAAGAAGTCCGAGGTCTCGCCGGAGCGCTACCACCTGCTCCTGGCGGACCTGGCCACGCACGGTCATTTCCCGTCGGTGTACCTGTGGGGCGGCGAGCCCACCATGTACAAGGGCTGGCTGGAGATCATCGAACACGCCACGGTGCTGCGCATGCCCACGTCCATCGCCACCAACTCCACGGGCATCGCCAAGGCGGCCGAGCGGCTGGTGAAGGCCCCCATGTTCCTGCTGCAGATGTCCATCGACGGCCCCGACGCCGACACCCACAACGCCGCGCGCCCCTCTGCCTCGGGGGCCGACAACTTCCAGTCCATCCTGGACGCCCTGGACGCCGTGAACCAGGCCAAGAAGGCCGCAGGCAAGAAGCTGCCGCTCACGGCTTCGCTCACCACCATCTCCCAGGCCAACGTGGGGCGTCTGGTGGACATCTACGAGACCTTCAAGGACAAGGTGGACCTCTTCGTGTTCTACCTCTCCTGGTGGATCGACGAGGACTCGGCCAAGGCCCACGACGCCGACTTCGAGCGCCGCTTCGGGCAGAAGCCCAAGCTGCACTGGGGCTGGGTGGGCGACTGGACCATCAAGGAGTACGCCCTGCTGGATGCGCAGCTCAAGGAAGTGATGCGCCGCTCCAAGGGGTGGGATTCGCCCGCCGTGAACATCATCCCCAACATCACCGGGGTGGACAACCTGCGCGAATACTACACCGACCACTCCCAGCACTACGGCTACGACCAGTGCATCTCCATCTACCAGGCCGTGGAGATCGACTCCGGCGGCGACATGTCGCCGTGTCGCGACTACCACGACTACGTGGTGGGCAACGTGAAGCAGAACACCATCACGGAGATCTGGAACAACGAGGCCTACCGCAAGTTCCGCGCGAGCCTCACCACCCAGGGGCTCATGCCCGCCTGCACGCGCTGCTGCGGGCTCATGGGCTACTAGGCTGCCCTTGAGCGGACCCTGTCGGCTCGTCCTGCTCCTGCAGGACCTGTGCTACGGCGGCACCCAGCGCCACGCCCTGGAGCTTGCGCGCGGCATCGACCGCGCGCGCTTCGCCCCGGAGCTGTGGTCGCTCTGCAAGGGCGCGGACTTCGCGCCCGAGGCGGCGGCGGCGGGCATTCCCGTGCAGTGGATTACCGATCAGCGATCGGTAAGTTTTCGGTCCGTGCTGGCCCTTCGCGCCGCCATCCTCCGGGAGCGCCCCGCCGTACTCATGCCCCTCACCGCCGTGCCCAACATCTGGGGCCGCCTCTGGGGCCGCCTGGCCGGGCTCCCCCTGGTGCTCGGCACCGTGCGCGGAGGCGGCAACATCAAGCGCCAGCACGAACGCTTCCTGGCGCCCCTGGCCGGGCACCACATCACCAACACCCAGGCCCTCAAGGACGCGCTCCTGAAGCTCGGCAGGCCCGACCACGCCGTCACCGTGATCCGAAACGGCGTGGACACCGACCGCTTCAGCCCTGACCCCGACGGCATCGGCCCCGTGCGCAAGGTGGTGCTCTGCGTGGCCCGCTTCGTGGACGACAAGGACCATCCCACGCTCCTGGCCGCCTTCGAACGCCTCCACGCCCGCATGCCCGACGCCGAACTCTGGCTCGTGGGCGACGGCCCTCTCAAGGGCCGCTTTGAGTTCGCCGCGCGCCGCCTGGAGTGCGGGCGCAACATCCGCGTCTTCCCCGGCGGGCCGAACCTGGTGCCCTTCTACCGGCAGGCCTCGGTGCTGGCGCTCTCCTCGCTGCGCGAGGGGCTGCCCAACGTGGTGCTGGAGGCCATGGCCTGCGGCGTGCCCGTGGCCGCCACGGCCGTGGGCGGCATTCCCGAGGTGGTGGAGGAGGAGCGCACCGGACGTCTCTCCCCCGCTGGGGACCCGGAGGGCCTGGCCCGTAACCTGGAGCGCCTACTGGCCGACGAGGAGACCAGGGAGCGCATGGGCCGCGCGGCACGCGCCCGCGCCGTGGAGGACTTCTCCCTTCGGTCCATGGTGGCGCGCCACGAGGAACTGCTCGATCGCCTCCGGCAGCCCTGACGGCCCTTTGACGAAGCCCTCTCCCGCGGCCGACCGGGGGGCCTTCGCACCGCACCCCGCGCGATGGTTCCGCCAGTCTGCCGGGGGGCTGTTCAACCCGCACGGAAGCGTCTATAAGCGGCGCGTCGCGCGTTCCAGCCGGGGCGCGCCGCATACCTCTTCGGAGCCGTCATGAAAACGATCTGTCTCGCCGTAGCCCTCCTGTTGGCCCTGCCGGCCTTGGCCGCTCCCCAGCCCCAGAACGTGGAGGGCCTCTGGACCGCCGATTTCTTCGGCAACACCGTGGAATGCCACCTGGAGCAGAAGGGCCAGTTCCTCTGGGGCGTGGCTTACGTGACCACCCGGGCGGGCGAACGCAACACCTACCACCTCATCGGGATCGTGGCCGGCAATTCCGTGGAGGCCTTCCACGGCAGCAGCGGCAACCGCTTCAGCGGCCAGGTATCCCCGGAAGGCCGCGTCTCCGGCAACTTCATCATGAAGGACGGCCCCACCATCGCCATGGACGCCAGGCGCGTGAAGCCCGGCCGCACCCATCCCGGAGGCCTGGAATGGCCGCCCAACTACCCCCCCGCGCAGTGAAGCGCCCGAGGATCATTTCGTGAAGACCCTCTTCGTCCTTTCGGCCCTGGCCGAAGCCCTGCTGCTCCTGGCCTTGTGGAACGCCGGGCGTCGCCACGTGCTGGCCGGGCTGCGCAACCCCTACAAAGGCCCCGAACCCTTCGAGCCGTCGCCCCGCGTGGCCATGATCGTGCCCGTAACCGGCGACACCCCGGCCGTGCGCGCGGGCCTGAAAAGCCTTTTGGAGCAGGATTATCCCAACCTGCGCTATTTCCTTGTCACCCGCGACGGGTCCGACCCGGCCGTGGGCGTGATCGACGCCCTTATCGCGGGGCGCGGCGACGCCGTGCGCCTGGTGAGCGGCCCCGCCGAGACCAGCGGCCAGAAGAACCACAACCTCCTGGCGGGCGTGGCACAGGCCAGGCACTGGGCCGACATCTACGTCTTCTGCGATTCCACCCACGTGGCCCGGCCTGATCTGGCCCGGCTGCTGGCCCGGCCCATCGCCGAGGGCAAGGGCGTCATGTCCGGCGGGTTCCACCGCGTGGTGCCCCACAACGACACCACGCCC
The Fundidesulfovibrio magnetotacticus genome window above contains:
- a CDS encoding glycosyltransferase, translating into MSGPCRLVLLLQDLCYGGTQRHALELARGIDRARFAPELWSLCKGADFAPEAAAAGIPVQWITDQRSVSFRSVLALRAAILRERPAVLMPLTAVPNIWGRLWGRLAGLPLVLGTVRGGGNIKRQHERFLAPLAGHHITNTQALKDALLKLGRPDHAVTVIRNGVDTDRFSPDPDGIGPVRKVVLCVARFVDDKDHPTLLAAFERLHARMPDAELWLVGDGPLKGRFEFAARRLECGRNIRVFPGGPNLVPFYRQASVLALSSLREGLPNVVLEAMACGVPVAATAVGGIPEVVEEERTGRLSPAGDPEGLARNLERLLADEETRERMGRAARARAVEDFSLRSMVARHEELLDRLRQP
- a CDS encoding radical SAM protein, producing MSKRSSIALGTILKNFARVSRHPWIASRLAALEKEKILFKPLNPRAHEGVARSIRQVSVRITDICNLRCHTCGQWGDQGFLHCADLKALKKSEVSPERYHLLLADLATHGHFPSVYLWGGEPTMYKGWLEIIEHATVLRMPTSIATNSTGIAKAAERLVKAPMFLLQMSIDGPDADTHNAARPSASGADNFQSILDALDAVNQAKKAAGKKLPLTASLTTISQANVGRLVDIYETFKDKVDLFVFYLSWWIDEDSAKAHDADFERRFGQKPKLHWGWVGDWTIKEYALLDAQLKEVMRRSKGWDSPAVNIIPNITGVDNLREYYTDHSQHYGYDQCISIYQAVEIDSGGDMSPCRDYHDYVVGNVKQNTITEIWNNEAYRKFRASLTTQGLMPACTRCCGLMGY